Proteins found in one Streptomyces sp. PCS3-D2 genomic segment:
- a CDS encoding LuxR family transcriptional regulator, with the protein MIMRGRGAESALVHRLLDGGRSGMSGVLVVRGDAGIGKTALLDHAVGSASGLQVTRVAGVEAEQELGFAAVHRVLLPFLGARNRLPGPQRAALETAFAMVDGTAPDRFLVGLAVLTLLAESARERPLLLVCDDAQWLDRESLDVLAFVGRRLHADGIVALFALRDDTAAPPALDGLPELRLGRLPQADALALLMDHAGGGIDQVVAERIIAEAAGNPLALRELAQGPHVVEAGFAGPPALGRRLEARFLRRVEGLPVLTRTVLLAAAADATGDRDVLRRAVRHLSGAGNDDLAEAFDQAEREELLTARPAPGASSFRHPLIRSAVYGGASRAARRSVHAALAAVTDACAEPERHAWHAAAAADGPDEQVASALHGCAERAGNTGGYLARAAFLQRAADLTDDPVRRATWLLEACAAALMAGAPRRAEELLSRLPAPGPAVPVLGAHAGRLGGLARLMLGGKGAVGLLLDAAPVLFEHDPASGRDTLLEAFDASMVAAGPGGGAGGGGGAGGGGADGGGGALRVARAALGVAGRGDAAPGADACVADLLLDGHARLVAVGYRAGVPSLRAALAAMTRPGAEEGGAVRWSLLGMVAAVELWDIDALGECGRRYADAARGHGALRMLQISAHANATSEVFRGNLVGAQAHFAEFKDIADATGADPRLSHPTDVMLHAWRGDEAATLSAVAAQRELCPEAPGGIQAQLARAALVVLGLGGRRYPQAQAAAQAVLDDPPPHCAGLGLPGLVEAAVRNGDPGVASRALELLAERATASGTPWALGLLARSRALVAPGPAAEELFREASAHLEPTPLLTEKAHTDLLHGEWLRRQRRRHDARVLLRRAHERFASMGAAAFAERARLELRATGEQARGRDAGAGRQLTPQESRVARLAARGATNQEIATDLFLSASTVEYHLGKVFRKLGVSSRRQLAGSLPRG; encoded by the coding sequence ATGATCATGAGAGGCCGGGGTGCGGAGAGCGCTCTGGTGCACCGGCTGCTGGACGGCGGGCGCTCGGGTATGAGCGGTGTACTCGTCGTGCGCGGCGATGCCGGGATCGGCAAGACGGCCCTGCTGGACCATGCGGTCGGGTCGGCTTCGGGCCTGCAGGTCACGCGGGTCGCGGGCGTCGAGGCCGAGCAGGAGCTCGGTTTCGCGGCCGTGCACCGCGTCCTGCTGCCGTTCCTCGGTGCCCGGAACCGGCTGCCCGGGCCCCAGCGCGCCGCGCTCGAGACGGCGTTCGCGATGGTGGACGGGACCGCGCCCGACCGGTTCCTGGTGGGGCTCGCCGTTCTCACCCTCCTCGCGGAGTCCGCCCGCGAAAGGCCGCTGCTGCTCGTGTGCGACGACGCCCAGTGGCTGGACCGGGAGTCGCTCGACGTCCTGGCGTTCGTGGGACGCAGGCTCCACGCCGACGGCATCGTCGCCCTCTTCGCGCTGCGCGACGACACGGCGGCGCCGCCGGCGCTGGACGGCCTTCCCGAACTCCGGCTCGGCCGGCTGCCGCAGGCCGATGCGCTGGCGCTGCTCATGGACCACGCCGGCGGCGGGATCGACCAGGTCGTGGCCGAGCGGATCATCGCCGAGGCGGCGGGCAATCCGCTCGCCCTGCGGGAACTGGCCCAGGGGCCTCATGTCGTGGAGGCGGGGTTCGCCGGGCCGCCGGCTCTCGGGCGGCGCCTGGAGGCCCGGTTCCTGCGGCGGGTTGAGGGCCTGCCGGTGCTGACCCGGACGGTGCTGTTGGCGGCGGCCGCCGACGCGACCGGCGATCGGGACGTGCTGCGGCGGGCGGTCCGGCACCTTTCGGGGGCCGGCAACGACGACCTGGCCGAGGCCTTCGACCAGGCCGAGCGGGAGGAGTTGTTGACGGCCCGGCCCGCTCCCGGTGCGTCCTCGTTCCGTCATCCGCTGATCCGCTCGGCCGTGTACGGGGGCGCGTCGCGGGCCGCGCGTCGTTCCGTGCACGCCGCGCTCGCCGCCGTGACCGACGCGTGCGCCGAACCCGAACGGCACGCCTGGCATGCGGCGGCCGCCGCGGACGGCCCCGATGAGCAGGTCGCCTCCGCGTTGCACGGCTGTGCCGAGCGGGCCGGGAACACCGGCGGCTACCTGGCCCGGGCCGCGTTCTTGCAGCGGGCCGCGGATCTCACCGACGATCCGGTCCGGCGGGCCACGTGGCTGCTTGAGGCCTGTGCGGCGGCCCTCATGGCCGGTGCCCCGCGTCGGGCCGAGGAGCTCCTCTCCCGGCTGCCGGCACCGGGACCGGCGGTGCCCGTGCTGGGCGCCCATGCCGGCCGGCTGGGCGGGCTGGCCCGCCTGATGCTGGGCGGAAAGGGGGCTGTCGGGCTCCTCCTGGATGCCGCCCCGGTGCTCTTCGAGCACGACCCGGCGTCCGGCCGTGACACGCTGCTGGAGGCCTTCGACGCCTCGATGGTCGCTGCCGGCCCCGGTGGCGGTGCCGGTGGTGGTGGCGGTGCCGGTGGTGGCGGTGCCGATGGTGGTGGCGGTGCCCTGCGGGTGGCCCGTGCCGCGCTCGGTGTCGCCGGCCGCGGGGACGCGGCGCCCGGTGCGGACGCGTGCGTCGCCGACCTGCTCCTGGACGGTCACGCCCGGCTGGTCGCCGTCGGCTACCGCGCGGGCGTGCCGTCGCTGCGGGCGGCCCTCGCGGCGATGACCCGGCCCGGCGCGGAAGAGGGCGGAGCGGTCCGCTGGAGCCTGCTGGGGATGGTCGCCGCCGTCGAGTTGTGGGACATCGACGCCCTGGGGGAATGCGGGCGGCGGTACGCCGATGCCGCGCGCGGCCACGGGGCGCTGCGCATGCTCCAGATCAGCGCACACGCCAACGCGACCTCGGAGGTGTTCCGCGGCAACCTGGTCGGTGCGCAGGCGCACTTCGCGGAGTTCAAGGACATCGCGGACGCGACCGGGGCCGATCCGCGGTTGTCCCACCCCACCGATGTGATGCTGCACGCCTGGCGCGGGGACGAGGCGGCGACTCTGTCGGCGGTCGCGGCGCAGCGGGAGCTGTGTCCCGAGGCGCCCGGCGGGATCCAGGCGCAACTGGCCCGTGCGGCACTGGTCGTGCTCGGGCTGGGCGGGCGCCGCTACCCGCAGGCCCAGGCCGCGGCCCAGGCGGTTCTCGACGATCCGCCGCCGCACTGCGCCGGGCTCGGCCTTCCCGGCCTGGTCGAGGCCGCCGTCCGCAACGGCGATCCGGGCGTGGCCTCGCGGGCGTTGGAGCTGCTGGCCGAGCGGGCCACGGCCAGCGGCACCCCGTGGGCGCTGGGGCTGCTGGCCCGAAGCCGCGCCCTGGTCGCGCCGGGACCGGCGGCGGAGGAGCTGTTCCGGGAGGCGTCCGCGCATCTGGAGCCGACGCCGCTGCTGACCGAGAAGGCGCACACGGACCTCCTGCACGGGGAGTGGCTGCGTCGGCAGCGCCGCAGGCACGACGCCCGGGTGCTGCTGCGGCGCGCCCACGAGCGGTTCGCCTCGATGGGGGCGGCCGCCTTCGCCGAGCGGGCCCGTCTGGAGCTGCGGGCCACGGGCGAGCAGGCGCGCGGGCGGGACGCGGGGGCGGGGCGGCAGCTGACCCCGCAGGAGTCCCGGGTCGCGCGGTTGGCGGCTCGCGGTGCTACCAATCAGGAGATCGCGACGGACTTGTTCCTCAGCGCGAGCACGGTGGAGTACCACCTCGGCAAGGTCTTCCGGAAGCTCGGCGTCTCCTCGCGCCGGCAGCTGGCGGGGTCGCTGCCCCGGGGGTAG
- a CDS encoding deoxynucleoside kinase codes for MAVICVGGMIGIGKTSVAELLAKELGSDVFYESVEDNPILPLFYTASPEEIQARRYPFLLQLYFLQTRFASIKEAYKQGDNVLDRSIYEDWYFAKVNHDLGRISSLEMRVYEGLLGEMMREIDGLPYRKAPDLMVYLKADFETVLHRIGLRGRDFEQDEGLVEYYRTLWSGYDDWVNLHYSASEVLVVDMNRTDVVHNPDDAARVVREVKDALAAVRQNAAAGL; via the coding sequence ATGGCAGTGATCTGCGTCGGAGGCATGATCGGGATCGGCAAGACGAGTGTGGCCGAACTCCTCGCCAAGGAACTGGGCAGCGACGTCTTCTACGAGAGCGTCGAGGACAATCCGATCCTTCCGCTCTTCTACACGGCGAGCCCCGAGGAGATCCAGGCGAGGCGCTACCCCTTCCTGCTCCAGCTCTACTTCCTGCAGACCCGGTTCGCCTCGATCAAGGAGGCGTACAAGCAGGGCGACAACGTCCTGGACCGGTCCATCTACGAGGACTGGTACTTCGCCAAGGTCAACCACGACCTGGGCCGGATCAGCTCCCTGGAGATGCGGGTGTACGAGGGCCTGCTGGGCGAGATGATGCGCGAGATCGACGGCCTGCCGTACCGCAAGGCGCCCGACCTGATGGTCTACCTGAAGGCGGACTTCGAGACGGTGCTGCACCGGATCGGCCTGCGGGGCCGTGACTTCGAACAGGACGAGGGCCTCGTCGAGTACTACCGCACCCTGTGGTCGGGCTACGACGACTGGGTGAACCTGCACTACTCGGCCAGCGAGGTTCTCGTCGTCGACATGAACCGCACGGACGTCGTGCACAACCCCGACGACGCCGCCCGCGTGGTCCGGGAGGTCAAGGACGCCCTGGCCGCGGTCCGGCAGAACGCCGCGGCCGGTCTCTGA
- the eif5A gene encoding translation initiation factor IF-5A — translation MSGVDLDFEPPAEAGGSGTFPMRAGALRRNGHVLVDGVVCRLTDVSISKPGQHGPTEVHLAGVDVFTGEKHEDVHPSSRDVEVPVVVCTEYVLAGVDGGRLRLVDVSTGEAGEDVALPEGALGRAVEGDFTAGKDVRVTVTRALGRAAVTGHRAR, via the coding sequence ATGAGCGGCGTGGACCTGGATTTCGAACCGCCCGCGGAAGCGGGTGGGAGCGGCACGTTCCCGATGCGGGCGGGGGCCCTGCGCAGGAACGGCCATGTGCTCGTCGACGGCGTTGTCTGCAGGCTCACCGACGTCTCGATCTCGAAGCCCGGCCAGCACGGTCCGACCGAGGTGCATCTCGCGGGGGTCGACGTGTTCACCGGTGAGAAGCACGAGGACGTGCACCCCTCCTCCCGCGACGTGGAGGTGCCGGTGGTGGTCTGCACCGAGTACGTGCTGGCCGGTGTCGACGGCGGTCGCCTCCGCTTGGTGGACGTGTCCACGGGAGAGGCCGGGGAAGACGTCGCGCTGCCGGAGGGAGCCCTCGGCCGGGCCGTCGAGGGCGACTTCACCGCCGGCAAGGACGTCCGGGTCACCGTGACCCGCGCGCTGGGCCGGGCAGCGGTCACCGGCCACCGCGCGCGGTAG
- a CDS encoding transglycosylase SLT domain-containing protein, translating to MPRPPLSPVEGISVSHSVIRRIAASKKALAGTVVALGVAGSMLAAVPAQAAPTSAKAIAQQMIKDPAQFAAFNNIVSRESGWNHTATNASSGAYGLVQALPASKMASAGADWKTNPATQIKWGLNYMNERYGSPVGAWNFWQTHHWY from the coding sequence ATGCCGCGACCGCCCTTGTCCCCTGTGGAAGGTATCTCCGTGTCCCACTCCGTCATCCGCCGCATCGCCGCCTCCAAGAAGGCCCTCGCGGGCACCGTCGTCGCCCTCGGTGTCGCCGGTTCCATGCTCGCCGCGGTTCCCGCCCAGGCGGCCCCGACGAGCGCCAAGGCGATCGCCCAGCAGATGATCAAGGACCCGGCGCAGTTCGCGGCCTTCAACAACATCGTTTCCCGCGAGAGCGGCTGGAACCACACCGCCACCAACGCCTCCTCCGGCGCGTACGGCCTGGTCCAGGCCCTGCCGGCCTCGAAGATGGCCTCCGCGGGCGCCGACTGGAAGACCAACCCGGCCACCCAGATCAAGTGGGGCCTGAACTACATGAACGAGCGCTACGGCAGCCCCGTCGGCGCCTGGAACTTCTGGCAGACCCACCACTGGTACTAA
- the puuE gene encoding allantoinase PuuE yields MSDQQREQQRRDLAGYGAEPPRAAWPGGARVAVSLVLNYEEGGEQNVLEGDRTSEGYLHEVVGAPPVTGGRDLNVESMFAYGSRAGFWRIHRTLAAHRAPLTVYAVGQALERNPDAARAMGAAGWEVAGHGWRWIDYRHVPENVERDDIARTAEAIGRLVGRRPVGWYTGRTSANTRRLVAGEGGFLYDSDDYSDDLPFYVEAGGRRPHLVVPYSLDANDFKFLIVHGFTTADDMLAYLVDTFETLRAEGADRPRMMSVGMHCRIIGRPGRIRALDGFLKHVAQRGGAWMATREEIARHWLATHPPAD; encoded by the coding sequence GTGTCCGATCAGCAGCGTGAGCAGCAGCGGCGTGATCTCGCCGGCTACGGGGCCGAGCCGCCGCGCGCGGCGTGGCCCGGGGGCGCCCGTGTCGCCGTCAGCCTCGTACTGAACTACGAGGAGGGCGGGGAGCAGAACGTCCTGGAGGGCGACCGCACCTCGGAGGGGTACCTCCACGAAGTCGTAGGCGCGCCGCCCGTGACCGGCGGGCGCGACCTGAACGTGGAGTCGATGTTCGCCTACGGCTCGCGCGCCGGCTTCTGGCGCATCCACCGCACACTGGCGGCGCACCGTGCGCCACTGACCGTGTACGCCGTGGGACAGGCCCTGGAACGCAACCCCGACGCGGCGCGCGCGATGGGGGCGGCGGGCTGGGAGGTGGCGGGCCACGGCTGGCGCTGGATCGACTACCGGCACGTGCCCGAGAACGTCGAGCGGGACGACATCGCACGCACGGCCGAGGCGATCGGGCGGCTCGTCGGGCGCCGGCCGGTGGGCTGGTACACCGGCCGGACCAGCGCGAACACACGGCGCCTGGTCGCCGGGGAGGGCGGCTTCCTCTACGACAGCGACGACTACTCGGACGACCTGCCGTTCTATGTGGAGGCGGGCGGCCGGCGCCCGCACCTGGTGGTGCCGTACAGCCTCGACGCAAACGACTTCAAGTTCCTGATCGTCCACGGCTTCACCACCGCGGACGACATGCTCGCCTACCTGGTCGACACCTTCGAGACGCTCCGCGCCGAGGGCGCGGACCGGCCGCGGATGATGAGCGTCGGCATGCACTGCCGAATCATCGGGCGGCCCGGGCGAATCCGCGCGCTCGACGGGTTCTTGAAACACGTCGCGCAGCGGGGCGGGGCGTGGATGGCCACGCGGGAGGAGATCGCACGGCACTGGCTGGCCACGCACCCGCCCGCCGACTGA
- a CDS encoding MerR family transcriptional regulator, translating into MEEEALLSIGAFARRARLSHKALRLYDRHGLLPPDHVDAVTGYRYYRESRLAAARLIVRLRGLDMPLADVGAVLAAPAPEAARLVAEYWDGVERRHAAQRELAAHLRIHLLGGEGSTDMYEIKEREVPQQLVLTEQRHITPEELPDWIPAALGRLAQVAHAHGGFFGHPFVIYHGEVNEDSDGPVELCVPVDPARAGLLPAASRTEPAHTQAYTRLTKAQTAYPQILSAYDAVYAWAQREARTTAAAPREVYFADWSGIGPADPACDIAVPLAG; encoded by the coding sequence ATGGAGGAAGAAGCACTGCTCAGCATCGGCGCGTTCGCCCGCCGGGCGCGGCTGTCGCACAAGGCCCTGCGGCTGTACGACCGCCACGGCCTGCTGCCGCCCGACCACGTCGACGCCGTCACCGGATACCGGTACTACCGGGAGAGCCGGCTCGCCGCCGCCCGGCTGATCGTGCGGCTGCGCGGGCTGGACATGCCGCTGGCCGACGTCGGCGCGGTCCTGGCCGCCCCCGCCCCGGAGGCGGCCCGGCTGGTGGCCGAGTACTGGGACGGCGTCGAGCGCCGCCACGCGGCACAGCGCGAGCTGGCGGCGCACCTCCGTATCCACCTGCTCGGAGGCGAAGGGAGTACGGACATGTACGAGATCAAGGAGCGTGAGGTGCCGCAGCAGCTGGTCCTCACGGAACAGCGGCACATCACCCCGGAAGAGCTGCCCGACTGGATCCCCGCGGCCCTGGGCCGACTGGCTCAGGTGGCACACGCGCACGGTGGCTTCTTCGGCCACCCGTTCGTCATCTACCACGGGGAGGTCAATGAGGACAGCGACGGCCCCGTCGAGCTCTGCGTGCCGGTGGACCCGGCCCGCGCCGGCCTGCTCCCGGCGGCCTCCCGCACCGAACCGGCCCACACCCAGGCCTACACCCGCCTCACCAAGGCGCAGACGGCCTACCCGCAGATCCTCTCCGCCTACGACGCGGTCTACGCCTGGGCGCAGCGCGAGGCCCGCACCACGGCGGCTGCGCCCCGCGAGGTCTACTTCGCGGACTGGTCCGGGATCGGCCCGGCCGACCCGGCCTGCGACATCGCCGTCCCCCTGGCCGGCTGA